In the genome of Streptomyces lydicus, the window GCCAGGAGGGCGCTCGCGGACGGCGGCCTGCCCCGCATCAACCGCCTCGTCGACCTCTACAACGCCCTCAGCGTCGCCCACCTCATCCCGGTGGGCGGCGAGGACCTGGACCGTATCCAGGGCGGTATGCGGCTCGTGCGGGCCACCGGCGACGAGCCCTTCGTGACCGCGGCCGGCGGCGCCGAGACCGTCGAGCACCCCGATGCGGGCGAGGTGGTCTGGTGTGACGACGAGGGCGTCACCTGCCGCCGCTGGAACTGGCGGCAGGGGGTGCGCACCCGGCTGACCGAGGACTCGGTCAGCGCCCTCTTCCTGCTGGAGCGGATGGCTCCCATGACCCTCGACGCGCTGAGCGCCGCGGGCGCCGAGCTGGCCGAGACGCTGCAGAAGGCCTGCCCCGGCGCCCGTATCGAGATCGGCGACATCTGGACCCCGTGAGCGGGCCCGCCGGACCGGCCGCCCCGGGCGCGGGGCGGCGACGGTGTGCTCCGGCCGCCGTGACCGCTATCCGGCGGTCCCGGGCGCGGCGGGTGCCGTGCCGCCGAGATGGGCCGGCATCCACCAGGTGTCCTCGCCGTCCTTGGGGCGCACGGGGTAGGCGCGCTGCGCCGCCTCCAGCAGGTCCTGCACCCGGGCCCGCAGCCGGTCGGTGATCTTCTCGGCCTGCTCGGCCGGATCGGCCTCCATCGGCTCCCCCACCCGGATCGTTATCGGCAGGTGGTTCCGGCCCAGATCGCGCTTGTGGCCCTTGGTCCACAGCCGCTGGGTGCCCCACAGCGCCACCGGCAGCAGCGGCACCCCGGCCTCCTGGGCCAGCCGTACCGCACCCGACTTGAAGGTCTTCAGGGTGAAGGACTCGGAGATCGTCGCCTCGGGGAACACCCCGATGATTTCGCCTGAACGCAGGGCGGACAGCGCGTGCTTGTAG includes:
- a CDS encoding lysophospholipid acyltransferase family protein, coding for MAELVYPPVIGAARTLFKALDLKFDIAGTDHIPRRGGAVLVSNHIGYLDFVFAGLTARPAKRLVRFMAKESVFRHKVSGPLMRAMKHIPVDRAQGMHAYKHALSALRSGEIIGVFPEATISESFTLKTFKSGAVRLAQEAGVPLLPVALWGTQRLWTKGHKRDLGRNHLPITIRVGEPMEADPAEQAEKITDRLRARVQDLLEAAQRAYPVRPKDGEDTWWMPAHLGGTAPAAPGTAG
- a CDS encoding B3/B4 domain-containing protein, with translation MPSSSHVSGTTCRLHVSDEVRELAPGFGYLAVEAHGLTNGPSDEAGAALLDEATRRLAGRLDGRAPQDDPHLAAWRAAYTAFGSKPSRTRNSAEALARRALADGGLPRINRLVDLYNALSVAHLIPVGGEDLDRIQGGMRLVRATGDEPFVTAAGGAETVEHPDAGEVVWCDDEGVTCRRWNWRQGVRTRLTEDSVSALFLLERMAPMTLDALSAAGAELAETLQKACPGARIEIGDIWTP